One region of Bacillus pumilus genomic DNA includes:
- the fliY gene encoding flagellar motor switch phosphatase FliY, whose product MENNGSKLSQDEIDALLKGGSNDDIEPETILSAMEQDAIGEIGNISFGSSATALSTLLNQKVEITTPTVTVIQKSMLNEEFPHPYVAIEVNYTEGFSASNLLVVQQTDAAVIADLMMGGDGTNADPSLSEIHLSAVQEAMNQMMGSAATSMSTVFNKKIDISPPRVELLDVKEGEGTDRIPAAEMLVKVSFRLKIGELIDSNIMQLYPITFAKDLIAELTDPAQEEEPVQDTQVSTPEPQQAAPQTQSAPAQQAAPPKRQAKPKPAAPVNVAPVEFEAFSEPQHTTSQLGNLDMLMDIPLSITVELGRTQRSVKEVLELSAGSIIELDKLAGEPVDILVNKRIVAKGEVVVIDENFGVRVTDILSQSERLSNLK is encoded by the coding sequence ATGGAGAATAACGGAAGTAAATTATCACAAGACGAAATCGATGCGCTCCTTAAAGGAGGCAGCAATGACGATATAGAGCCTGAAACAATCCTTTCTGCAATGGAGCAAGATGCCATTGGAGAAATCGGAAATATTTCATTCGGCAGTTCTGCTACAGCACTTTCAACCCTATTAAATCAAAAAGTGGAGATTACCACTCCAACTGTTACAGTGATTCAAAAAAGTATGCTGAATGAGGAATTTCCTCATCCGTATGTCGCGATTGAAGTGAATTATACGGAAGGCTTCAGCGCAAGTAACCTGCTTGTCGTCCAGCAAACAGATGCAGCAGTCATTGCGGACTTAATGATGGGCGGAGACGGGACAAATGCTGACCCTTCTTTAAGCGAGATTCACTTAAGTGCAGTGCAAGAAGCGATGAACCAAATGATGGGTTCTGCTGCGACATCCATGTCGACGGTCTTTAATAAAAAGATTGATATTTCTCCGCCTCGCGTCGAATTACTTGATGTGAAAGAAGGAGAAGGAACAGACCGGATCCCAGCTGCAGAAATGCTTGTCAAAGTGTCCTTCAGATTAAAAATAGGAGAGCTCATTGATTCAAATATTATGCAGCTTTATCCTATTACATTTGCGAAAGATTTAATCGCAGAATTAACAGACCCAGCGCAGGAGGAAGAGCCGGTTCAAGACACGCAAGTGAGCACACCTGAACCTCAGCAGGCAGCACCTCAAACGCAGTCTGCACCAGCGCAGCAAGCTGCTCCGCCGAAAAGACAGGCGAAGCCAAAGCCGGCAGCACCTGTAAATGTGGCACCAGTTGAATTTGAAGCGTTCAGTGAGCCTCAGCATACAACAAGCCAGCTTGGAAATCTTGATATGCTGATGGACATTCCGCTTTCCATTACGGTGGAACTTGGAAGAACTCAGCGAAGTGTCAAAGAAGTCCTTGAGCTTTCAGCAGGAAGTATCATTGAACTGGACAAACTTGCTGGTGAGCCAGTAGACATTCTAGTGAACAAACGAATCGTCGCCAAAGGGGAAGTCGTTGTCATTGATGAGAACTTTGGTGTTCGTGTGACTGATATTTTAAGTCAGTCAGAAAGACTTTCTAATTTAAAATAA
- a CDS encoding response regulator codes for MATKVLIVDDAAFMRMMIKDILVKNGFDVVGEAENGAQAVEKFKETSPDLVTMDITMPEMDGITALKEIKQIDASAKIIMCSAMGQQSMVIDAIQAGAKDFIVKPFQADRVLEAINKTLG; via the coding sequence ATGGCTACTAAGGTATTAATCGTAGATGATGCAGCATTCATGAGAATGATGATAAAGGATATTCTTGTAAAAAACGGATTTGATGTAGTAGGAGAAGCAGAAAACGGCGCTCAAGCAGTTGAAAAATTTAAAGAAACATCTCCTGATCTTGTCACAATGGATATCACAATGCCAGAAATGGACGGGATCACAGCATTAAAAGAAATTAAACAAATCGATGCTTCTGCAAAAATCATCATGTGTTCTGCAATGGGGCAGCAGTCAATGGTTATTGACGCGATCCAAGCAGGTGCAAAAGACTTTATCGTGAAGCCGTTCCAGGCAGACCGTGTACTTGAAGCAATTAATAAAACGTTAGGCTAA
- the fliZ gene encoding flagella biosynthesis regulatory protein FliZ, giving the protein MKKRLICIAMISFMLFLTIQPASLFAETKDPENGTVNDWLKEEKGSKKDTEKTTTDNQTNPAEEVPSSSVSIMDFVKMIGALLFVILLIYGLVRFVGKQNRLLKPFRYVENIGGTTVGQNRSVQLIKVGKRVLVVGVADSIQLLKEIDDEQECEAIVKQYEEAMESKTDLPKIVQKFTSQIKKQDQPTTSSFSANLKAQLAELKKTQSEVRKKGPKQNE; this is encoded by the coding sequence TTGAAAAAACGTTTGATATGTATAGCAATGATCAGTTTTATGCTTTTCTTAACGATACAGCCTGCCTCACTGTTTGCTGAAACGAAAGATCCTGAAAATGGCACAGTGAATGACTGGCTCAAAGAAGAGAAAGGCAGCAAAAAGGATACAGAAAAGACAACCACTGACAATCAAACGAATCCGGCAGAAGAAGTTCCCTCTTCTTCTGTCTCCATTATGGATTTTGTCAAAATGATTGGTGCTTTACTTTTTGTCATCCTGCTCATATATGGATTGGTGAGATTTGTTGGTAAGCAAAACCGCTTACTTAAACCATTTCGCTATGTTGAAAATATTGGCGGAACGACGGTTGGCCAAAACCGTTCAGTCCAGCTTATCAAAGTGGGCAAACGAGTATTAGTTGTCGGAGTAGCGGACTCAATCCAGCTGCTAAAAGAAATTGATGATGAACAAGAATGTGAAGCGATCGTGAAACAATATGAAGAAGCGATGGAAAGTAAAACAGATTTACCAAAAATCGTTCAAAAATTCACATCTCAGATAAAGAAACAGGATCAGCCAACCACTTCTTCTTTTTCAGCCAATTTGAAGGCGCAGCTAGCCGAATTGAAAAAGACCCAATCAGAAGTCAGAAAGAAAGGCCCGAAACAAAATGAATGA
- the fliP gene encoding flagellar type III secretion system pore protein FliP (The bacterial flagellar biogenesis protein FliP forms a type III secretion system (T3SS)-type pore required for flagellar assembly.), producing the protein MNEFIDLFNSSGAGNISTSVRLLLLLTVFSVAPGILILMTCFTRIVIVLSFVRTSLATNSMPPNQVLVGLALFLTFFIMAPTFSEINKEALTPLLNDDITLNQAYEKAEVPIKEFMSKHTRQKDLALFLSYAKIDTPESIKDIPLTAMVPAFAISELKTAFQIGFMIFIPFLIIDMVVASVLMSMGMMMLPPVMISLPFKILLFVLVDGWYLIVKSLLQSF; encoded by the coding sequence ATGAATGAGTTTATCGATTTATTTAATTCCAGCGGTGCAGGGAATATTAGCACGTCTGTCCGTCTTCTTTTACTTTTAACCGTATTTTCGGTTGCACCAGGCATTCTCATTTTAATGACGTGTTTTACACGAATTGTGATTGTACTTTCATTCGTTAGAACGTCACTTGCAACCAACTCAATGCCGCCAAACCAAGTGCTTGTAGGGCTTGCATTGTTTCTCACATTTTTTATCATGGCACCTACGTTCTCAGAGATTAATAAAGAGGCACTCACGCCGCTTTTAAATGATGACATTACGCTCAATCAGGCATATGAAAAAGCCGAAGTGCCCATTAAAGAATTTATGAGTAAACATACGAGACAGAAGGATTTGGCTTTATTTCTTAGTTACGCAAAAATCGATACACCTGAATCGATAAAAGATATTCCGTTAACGGCGATGGTACCCGCTTTTGCGATTTCAGAATTAAAGACGGCATTTCAAATTGGTTTCATGATCTTTATTCCCTTTTTAATTATTGACATGGTGGTCGCAAGTGTTCTGATGTCAATGGGGATGATGATGCTTCCGCCGGTTATGATATCGCTCCCTTTTAAAATATTGTTATTTGTTTTAGTCGATGGATGGTATTTGATTGTTAAATCTTTGCTGCAAAGCTTTTAG
- the fliQ gene encoding flagellar biosynthesis protein FliQ gives MSSEFVITMAERSVYVVLLVSGPLLALALIVGLIVSVFQATTQIQEQTLAFIPKIVAVLIGLVVFGPWMLSTIVSFTTELFSNLDRFAG, from the coding sequence ATGAGTTCAGAATTTGTCATTACGATGGCTGAAAGATCAGTGTATGTGGTATTGCTTGTCAGTGGGCCGCTTCTAGCGCTCGCTCTTATTGTGGGACTGATTGTCAGTGTGTTTCAGGCGACAACCCAAATTCAAGAACAGACGCTTGCGTTCATTCCTAAAATTGTTGCAGTTCTTATCGGGCTTGTTGTGTTTGGTCCATGGATGCTGTCAACCATTGTGTCCTTTACGACAGAGCTGTTCTCGAATTTAGATCGATTTGCAGGTTAA
- the fliR gene encoding flagellar biosynthetic protein FliR codes for MSIIELFPAFLLVFIRITAFFVTVPLLAHRTIPAVHRVGFSLFLAVISFSTIKEPPALDIDGLYMMLAVKEAMVGLLLGLIAYIMVSAVQIAGSFIDFQMGFAIANVIDPQTGAQTPLMGQFFYTVTLLLMLATNAHHLLLDGIYYSFQYIAVDQYALNFGSESFAYFIAKSFNQMFIIAFQISAPVVASLFLVDLALGIVARTVPQMNVFVVGLPIKMGVSFIMIIICMGVIFGVVQNTFDTIVLTMRNFLALVGGSS; via the coding sequence ATGTCAATCATAGAATTATTCCCTGCTTTTCTATTAGTTTTTATTCGGATCACCGCTTTTTTTGTGACAGTACCGCTTTTAGCGCATAGAACGATCCCAGCTGTACACAGAGTTGGATTCTCTCTGTTTTTAGCCGTGATTAGTTTTAGCACGATTAAGGAACCGCCAGCACTCGACATAGACGGTCTTTATATGATGCTTGCGGTGAAAGAAGCAATGGTCGGACTTCTGCTTGGTTTGATTGCATATATCATGGTGTCCGCTGTTCAAATTGCCGGCTCATTTATTGATTTTCAAATGGGCTTTGCGATCGCCAATGTGATTGATCCGCAAACAGGGGCGCAAACGCCGCTGATGGGGCAGTTTTTTTATACGGTCACATTGCTATTGATGCTGGCAACCAATGCACACCACCTGCTGCTTGATGGAATCTATTACAGCTTTCAATATATTGCAGTTGATCAGTACGCACTGAATTTCGGCAGTGAATCCTTTGCTTATTTTATTGCAAAGAGCTTCAACCAAATGTTCATCATTGCCTTTCAAATCTCAGCACCGGTCGTTGCCAGCTTGTTTTTGGTCGATTTGGCACTGGGCATTGTGGCACGAACAGTTCCGCAGATGAACGTTTTTGTTGTCGGACTTCCTATTAAAATGGGTGTGAGTTTTATTATGATCATCATCTGTATGGGCGTCATCTTCGGGGTTGTCCAAAATACATTTGATACGATTGTACTCACCATGAGGAATTTCTTAGCATTGGTCGGTGGTTCGTCATGA
- the flhB gene encoding flagellar biosynthesis protein FlhB, with amino-acid sequence MMTRLRLDLQFFAGEKTEKATPKKRQDSRKKGQVAKSTDVNTAISFLLIFLSFFFIGPFMKERIIALIERFYSTTMLMKVSTSNIHQLFVQLLQETGILLMPILGVGMLAGIISNYLQVGFLFSTEVIKPKLEKLDPIKGFKRIYSIRALVELLKSILKIGLIGFATFIALWMHFDEILRLPLLTAEETLHFVANMTLIMGLYAAGALMILAGLDYMYQKFDYEKNLRMSKQDIKDEYKKSEGDPLIKSKIKQRQREMAMRRMMQEVPKADVIITNPTHYAIALKYDEEKMDAPFVVAKGTDILALKIRTIAKEHDIMTVENRPLARALYDQVDIDQAVPEEYFKAIAEILAYVYKTKQKIL; translated from the coding sequence ATGATGACAAGACTTAGACTAGACTTGCAATTTTTCGCAGGCGAAAAAACAGAAAAAGCAACGCCGAAAAAGAGACAAGATTCACGTAAAAAAGGTCAGGTTGCCAAAAGTACCGACGTCAATACAGCCATCTCATTTCTATTAATCTTTTTATCATTCTTTTTTATTGGGCCTTTTATGAAAGAGCGTATTATTGCGCTCATTGAACGTTTTTATTCAACAACGATGCTAATGAAGGTTAGCACATCTAATATTCATCAACTATTTGTGCAATTGCTTCAGGAAACAGGAATCCTCCTCATGCCAATCCTTGGTGTTGGTATGCTGGCAGGGATCATCAGTAACTATTTGCAAGTTGGTTTTCTCTTTTCGACAGAAGTAATCAAACCAAAATTAGAAAAACTCGATCCAATCAAAGGGTTTAAACGGATATACAGTATTCGAGCCCTCGTAGAGCTATTAAAATCCATTTTGAAAATTGGTTTAATTGGTTTTGCGACATTTATTGCACTTTGGATGCACTTTGACGAAATCCTGAGGCTTCCTTTATTAACAGCAGAGGAAACCCTTCATTTCGTCGCAAATATGACCTTGATTATGGGGCTATATGCAGCAGGTGCTCTCATGATCTTAGCAGGGCTTGATTATATGTATCAGAAATTTGATTATGAAAAAAACTTACGGATGTCCAAACAAGACATCAAAGATGAGTATAAAAAATCAGAGGGTGACCCGCTCATAAAATCTAAGATTAAACAGCGCCAGCGGGAAATGGCCATGAGACGGATGATGCAGGAAGTCCCAAAAGCGGACGTCATCATTACAAACCCAACCCACTATGCAATTGCTTTGAAATATGACGAAGAAAAGATGGACGCGCCCTTTGTTGTGGCAAAGGGAACAGATATTTTAGCTTTGAAAATTAGAACGATTGCGAAAGAGCACGATATCATGACCGTAGAAAACCGGCCGCTCGCTCGGGCACTATATGATCAGGTCGACATCGACCAAGCGGTCCCAGAGGAATACTTTAAGGCGATCGCAGAAATTTTAGCTTACGTCTATAAAACGAAACAAAAGATTTTATGA
- the flhA gene encoding flagellar biosynthesis protein FlhA, which produces MSARDLSVIFSVILIVAMLVIPFPPMLLSILIIINISLALIVLLTTMNMQEPLEFSIFPSLLLLLTLFRLGLNISTTRSILSTGDAGKVVETFGSFVVGGNIIVGLVVFLILIIIQFIVITKGAERVSEVAARFTLDAMPGKQMSIDADLNAGMLTESEARNRREKVAREADFYGAMDGASKFVKGDAIAGIIIVIINIIFGIIIGMLQQGMSIQESASHFTLLTVGDGIVSQIPALLISTATGIVVTRAASNGNLGSDITGQLFAFPAMLYVTAGTIFLLGLFTPIGILLTGPIAGLIALGAYMMSKNKQDQEEIEEVLEEQAEVEEMKSPESVIHLLQMDAIEFEFGYGLIPLADANQGGDLLDRIVMIRRQLALELGLVIPVVRIRDNIALNPNEYRLKIKGNEVAKGELLLDHYLAMSPTPDDDPIEGIETIEPSFGLPAKWISEAEKDQAEMLGYTVVDPASVVSTHITEKIRQNTHELLGRQETKQLIDHLKESYPVLVDEVTPNPLAVGDIQKVLAKLLKEKVSIRNLVTIFETLADYGKLTTDTDLLTEYVRQALARQITAQYARENESLKVVTCSGRVEKVIADSVQQTEHGNYLSLDPESSESVIQSVAREIEQLSLRQETPVLLCSPPIRMYVKQLLERYFPDLPVLSYNELEANVEVQSIGVVDI; this is translated from the coding sequence ATGTCAGCAAGAGATTTATCTGTTATATTCAGTGTTATTTTAATTGTGGCGATGCTGGTCATACCGTTTCCGCCAATGCTATTAAGTATTTTAATCATTATTAATATTTCTCTTGCGCTTATCGTGCTTCTCACCACTATGAACATGCAAGAACCACTGGAATTTTCAATTTTTCCATCATTGCTTTTGCTCTTAACACTGTTTCGTTTAGGGCTTAACATCTCTACAACACGTTCTATTCTTTCAACAGGAGATGCTGGAAAGGTTGTAGAAACGTTTGGTTCATTTGTTGTTGGAGGAAATATCATCGTTGGTCTCGTTGTTTTCCTTATTCTGATCATCATTCAGTTTATTGTTATTACTAAAGGGGCTGAGCGTGTATCAGAGGTTGCGGCAAGATTTACACTTGATGCGATGCCAGGTAAACAAATGAGTATTGACGCTGATTTAAATGCAGGGATGCTGACAGAAAGTGAAGCAAGAAACCGCCGTGAAAAAGTAGCGAGGGAAGCAGACTTTTATGGAGCGATGGACGGTGCCAGTAAGTTCGTTAAAGGGGACGCCATCGCTGGTATTATCATCGTTATCATCAATATTATATTTGGAATTATTATTGGGATGCTTCAGCAAGGCATGTCGATTCAAGAATCAGCTTCCCACTTTACCCTGTTAACAGTAGGGGACGGAATTGTTTCTCAAATTCCGGCACTCCTCATTTCAACGGCGACAGGGATTGTTGTTACGAGAGCAGCTTCTAACGGAAACCTTGGATCAGACATTACAGGTCAGCTCTTTGCATTCCCAGCCATGCTTTATGTCACAGCAGGCACGATCTTCCTTCTTGGGCTGTTTACACCAATCGGCATACTTTTGACAGGACCGATCGCAGGTTTAATTGCACTTGGCGCATACATGATGTCGAAAAACAAACAAGACCAAGAAGAAATTGAAGAGGTACTGGAGGAACAGGCAGAGGTAGAAGAGATGAAAAGTCCAGAAAGCGTCATTCATCTTTTGCAAATGGATGCCATTGAATTTGAATTTGGCTACGGCTTGATTCCGCTAGCCGATGCAAATCAAGGCGGGGACCTGTTAGACCGAATTGTGATGATCCGAAGGCAGCTTGCCCTCGAACTAGGTCTTGTGATTCCAGTTGTCCGAATTCGAGACAACATTGCACTTAACCCAAATGAGTATCGACTTAAAATAAAAGGGAACGAAGTAGCAAAAGGAGAGCTGCTGCTTGATCATTACTTAGCGATGTCTCCAACGCCTGATGATGATCCGATTGAAGGGATTGAAACAATTGAGCCATCCTTTGGTCTTCCGGCTAAATGGATCTCAGAAGCAGAAAAAGATCAGGCTGAGATGCTTGGCTATACGGTTGTAGATCCTGCATCGGTTGTGTCTACTCACATCACAGAGAAAATTAGACAAAACACACACGAACTGCTCGGGCGCCAAGAAACGAAGCAATTAATCGATCATCTAAAAGAAAGTTATCCTGTCTTAGTGGATGAGGTGACGCCAAACCCACTAGCAGTTGGTGATATTCAAAAAGTGTTGGCAAAACTGCTGAAAGAAAAGGTTTCTATTCGAAATCTTGTCACCATTTTTGAGACGCTTGCAGACTACGGAAAATTAACGACGGATACAGATTTGTTAACAGAGTATGTCAGACAGGCGCTGGCAAGACAGATTACTGCACAATATGCGAGAGAAAATGAATCGCTCAAAGTCGTGACATGCTCAGGCCGAGTGGAAAAGGTGATTGCTGACAGCGTACAGCAGACAGAGCATGGCAACTACTTATCGTTAGATCCAGAATCCTCTGAAAGTGTGATTCAATCAGTGGCGAGAGAAATTGAACAGCTTTCGCTTCGTCAGGAAACGCCGGTTCTATTGTGCTCACCTCCTATAAGAATGTACGTCAAGCAGCTGTTAGAAAGATATTTCCCGGATTTACCGGTACTATCTTATAACGAACTAGAAGCAAATGTGGAAGTACAGAGCATCGGAGTGGTGGATATCTAA
- the flhF gene encoding flagellar biosynthesis protein FlhF produces MKMKKITANSMQEATIQIRQQLGKDAVILNSKTVVKRKLFGLKKQQMVEVIAVLDQDFEERAGKGGHPAPPLPVFPKKEQIQHRPEELSLAPEAVKPVPSQAQSLEYARNERHAGILPDPLMAIDQKLKDQGLDDVIRDECLKGLLTKGAVKEDQIQKELEQQLTDMLPAHTSDEPMIRSKYIVLFGSTGAGKTTTIAKLAAKTAIQKQKKIAFITTDTYRIAAIEQLKTYAELLNAPLEVCYSREDFVKAQETFKEYDHIFVDTAGRNFKEEAYIKELTDIIPFNESIQSFLVMSATSKYQDMKAMVKRFEHVPIDQFIFTKVDETDTMGTIFQIIADSQIGLGFLTNGQNVPEDILEGSPLELTRMVLQ; encoded by the coding sequence ATGAAAATGAAAAAAATCACAGCGAATTCAATGCAGGAGGCAACGATTCAAATTAGGCAGCAGCTTGGAAAGGATGCCGTCATTTTAAATTCCAAAACCGTTGTGAAACGAAAGCTGTTCGGTTTAAAGAAACAGCAAATGGTTGAAGTGATTGCAGTGCTGGATCAAGATTTTGAAGAAAGAGCGGGTAAAGGTGGACACCCTGCGCCTCCTCTTCCAGTATTTCCGAAAAAGGAGCAGATTCAACACCGGCCTGAAGAGCTGTCTCTTGCTCCTGAGGCAGTGAAACCAGTACCTTCTCAAGCTCAGTCTTTAGAATATGCGAGGAATGAGCGGCATGCTGGTATTCTGCCTGATCCTCTCATGGCAATCGATCAAAAACTGAAGGATCAAGGTCTTGATGATGTCATTCGAGACGAATGCCTCAAAGGTCTTTTAACGAAGGGTGCTGTCAAGGAAGATCAAATTCAAAAAGAACTTGAACAACAGCTGACAGATATGCTGCCGGCTCACACCTCTGATGAGCCGATGATTCGTTCAAAATACATTGTGCTGTTTGGTTCAACTGGAGCTGGTAAAACAACAACGATTGCAAAGCTCGCTGCCAAAACGGCCATTCAGAAGCAAAAGAAAATCGCTTTTATTACAACAGATACGTACCGAATTGCAGCGATCGAACAACTGAAAACATATGCGGAACTGCTCAATGCACCGCTTGAGGTTTGTTATTCGAGAGAGGATTTTGTAAAAGCTCAAGAGACGTTTAAAGAGTATGATCATATTTTCGTAGACACAGCGGGTCGTAACTTTAAAGAAGAAGCGTATATCAAAGAGCTGACAGACATCATTCCATTTAATGAAAGCATTCAAAGTTTCCTAGTGATGAGTGCGACCTCGAAGTATCAGGACATGAAAGCCATGGTTAAACGCTTTGAACACGTTCCAATCGATCAATTCATTTTTACAAAGGTAGATGAAACAGACACGATGGGAACCATCTTTCAAATCATTGCAGACTCTCAAATTGGACTTGGCTTTTTAACAAATGGTCAAAATGTTCCTGAGGATATTCTTGAGGGCTCTCCTCTTGAATTAACAAGGATGGTCTTACAATGA
- a CDS encoding MinD/ParA family protein — translation MMKPDQAEGLRKLVQQNQTIAPAPLGISGQAKTIAVMSGKGGIGKSNLTLNMALSIANAGKRVLVIDLDFGMGNIDILLGKTSTSSILDVLVRKKSFQAAMTQGTNNLYYISGGSGLEQLFSLDKDQWSFFLEEMERMMHDFDCIFFDMGAGLSKDQLPFVLSAGEVVVVTTPEPTSIMDAYSAIKHLAIHQFEQSVQIIVNRCKTPSEGSETYRKLAGVVTSFLHRKLVFAGAVPDDPAVPKAVAEQIPFYMKQPHSRLSKTIKMLAETLYQQQIREAQREQHTFIDKLSSFFKRRKVDS, via the coding sequence ATGATGAAGCCCGACCAAGCAGAAGGTTTAAGAAAGCTCGTTCAGCAGAATCAAACGATCGCACCAGCTCCTCTTGGTATAAGCGGACAGGCAAAAACCATTGCTGTCATGAGCGGTAAAGGTGGGATTGGAAAATCGAATTTGACGCTGAATATGGCACTGTCTATCGCAAATGCAGGGAAGCGAGTGTTAGTCATCGACCTTGATTTTGGTATGGGGAATATTGATATTTTACTAGGAAAAACTTCGACTAGCTCTATATTAGATGTTCTTGTCAGGAAGAAATCCTTCCAAGCAGCTATGACCCAAGGCACGAACAACCTTTATTACATTTCTGGTGGCAGCGGACTTGAACAGCTGTTTTCTTTAGATAAAGATCAATGGTCGTTCTTTCTAGAGGAAATGGAAAGAATGATGCACGACTTTGATTGTATCTTCTTTGATATGGGGGCTGGCTTGTCTAAAGATCAACTGCCTTTTGTTTTATCAGCAGGAGAAGTTGTGGTTGTGACAACGCCAGAACCAACATCAATCATGGATGCCTACAGCGCAATTAAACACTTAGCGATTCATCAGTTCGAACAATCTGTGCAAATCATTGTCAACCGGTGTAAAACCCCGTCAGAAGGGTCAGAAACCTACCGGAAATTAGCAGGAGTGGTCACATCATTTTTACACAGAAAACTAGTATTTGCTGGTGCTGTGCCGGATGATCCTGCGGTTCCAAAAGCGGTGGCTGAACAAATTCCATTTTATATGAAGCAGCCACATTCACGGCTGAGTAAAACGATCAAGATGCTGGCAGAGACACTTTATCAACAGCAGATAAGAGAGGCACAGAGAGAGCAGCATACGTTTATAGATAAGTTGTCCTCTTTTTTTAAAAGGAGGAAGGTGGACTCATGA
- a CDS encoding protein-glutamate methylesterase/protein-glutamine glutaminase translates to MIRVLVVDDSAFMRKLISDFLSAEQEIEVVGTARNGEDALKRIKELNPDVVTLDVEMPVLNGTEALKQILAEHDLAVIMVSSQTKQGKDLTIHCLELGAFDFVTKPSGSISLDLHKVRGQIVERVLAAGLSRKRTEVQVSPKPVMKPPIPVATPRPQAVKSGSLRKIISIGTSTGGPRALQRVVTKLPKDIEAPILIVQHMPAGFTASLATRLDHLSQISIKEAQDGDIAKNGVAYIAPGGMNMSLHEQGASLVIRLSPEDTESRHKPSVNYLFESISHIKGYEKIAVIMTGMGSDGTEGVKKMVASGHTKVIAEKEESCVVFGMPKSVIKAGLAHETRHVDDIAHAIISSMKKERA, encoded by the coding sequence ATGATTAGAGTGCTTGTAGTAGATGACTCGGCTTTTATGCGAAAGCTCATTAGTGATTTCCTAAGTGCCGAGCAAGAAATAGAAGTCGTCGGAACGGCGCGAAATGGGGAAGATGCCTTAAAACGGATCAAGGAACTGAATCCAGATGTCGTCACATTAGATGTGGAAATGCCTGTTTTAAATGGAACAGAAGCATTAAAACAAATTCTGGCTGAACACGACCTTGCCGTGATTATGGTGTCAAGCCAGACAAAGCAAGGGAAAGATTTAACCATCCATTGCTTAGAACTTGGTGCTTTTGACTTTGTGACAAAGCCTTCAGGAAGTATTTCGCTCGATTTACACAAAGTAAGAGGCCAAATTGTAGAGCGGGTGCTTGCGGCAGGGCTGTCAAGGAAACGCACTGAAGTACAGGTTTCTCCAAAGCCGGTGATGAAGCCGCCAATTCCAGTGGCTACACCTCGCCCGCAAGCCGTAAAAAGTGGCTCACTCCGAAAGATTATTTCAATCGGAACATCAACGGGAGGGCCAAGGGCACTTCAACGAGTTGTCACGAAGCTGCCCAAGGACATAGAAGCACCTATTTTGATTGTGCAGCATATGCCGGCAGGATTTACAGCATCACTTGCTACTAGGTTAGACCATTTATCTCAAATTTCGATTAAAGAAGCACAAGATGGAGACATCGCTAAAAATGGAGTGGCTTACATAGCGCCTGGTGGAATGAATATGTCACTTCATGAACAAGGGGCATCCTTAGTCATCAGGCTTTCTCCAGAGGACACGGAAAGCCGGCACAAACCTTCTGTTAACTATTTATTTGAATCCATCAGTCATATAAAGGGTTACGAGAAAATTGCTGTCATTATGACAGGCATGGGTAGTGACGGCACAGAAGGTGTCAAAAAAATGGTCGCAAGCGGTCATACAAAAGTCATTGCAGAAAAAGAAGAATCATGTGTTGTTTTCGGAATGCCTAAATCAGTCATTAAAGCAGGCCTTGCACATGAAACAAGGCATGTGGATGACATCGCACATGCAATTATAAGCTCCATGAAAAAAGAGAGGGCGTGA